In Dasania marina DSM 21967, the genomic window GGAAACAGGTCATGGAGCTTGAAATCTTGCGGTTGTATCTCTTTAGTATTTAAATTTTTAACGGCCTGTAAAAAAATAAACTTATCCCCCACACTGACCTGATATCGGCCCGCCACCAACATGCGCACCTGCAGCTCTGGCTTGGCAACTTCCTGATAAGCCGCCGTTACCACAAGACCAAAATCGTCGCCTAATAGTTCTTTCGCTCCCTGATAAGCGACTATGCTTTTTGCTTTTAAATCATCAAGATGATTAATGGCTAGCGCGCTACTGGCCTTAGTAACAGCCATATCACTAAAACGAAAAACAGGATTAGTCAAACAGCCTTTTTTTATTACTGTGCCAAAAAAATTACTGGCTGCATCAACATGACCAGAATCAAAGCTAGCCCACAAATCTTCATTGCTATGGCCATAAATGTACTTAGGGTGGTAATTAGGAATATGGAGAAATGCTGCACTAATAATATCGGCAAAAACACCGCCATTTTTGCTCTCTATATAATAGGGCTCGAAATTACCCATAGCTATTCTTACTTCTTCAGCATAAGCCATAGTGCTAATAATAAAAGACAAGGCAACCCGGCTTACCAACAGTTTTAACGCCATCCATCACTCCTTAATCAGGTAAATAGTTATGCGGCTCCCTCCGTTTAAAATAAAAACAAGCTCTCTAAGCGTAGCTACATTACGACACTAAGCCATAGCTATGGTCATTATTATGACAATATCAATATTGACGTTAACGTAAACGGAAACTAGTCTGAATACACCCCTCCTTCAGGCCGCCAACCAATGCGTAAAGTCTACAGCATCACCGAACTGGCTACAGCCTTTGACATCTCTACCCGTAGCATACGCTTCTATGAAGAAAAGGGCTTATTGACACCACAGCGCCAGGGCAACAACCGCATCTACAGCGATGCCGACAACGTTAAACTACAGCTCATTTTACGAGGTAAGCGGCTGGGGTTTAGCCTACAGGAAAGCCGCGGCATTATTGATCTCTATAACCCACAACACGGTAATCAGCAGCAGCTAGAAAGGCTGATTATTAAAATACGCGAGAAGCGTACACGACTAAAACAGCAGCAACAAGATATTAAGACTATGCTGGCAGAGCTGAAAAAATCCGAGCAGCAATGCCTAGCCAGCTTAACGCACAAAGAAAATGTCGCCTAAGGTTTTAAAGCCTATCGCTAATCCTTTTATAAGGAGCCGCCCATGAACAGCCACTACCCTAGCCTCAACTATCACCTGGGTGAAGAGATAGACATGCTGCGCAACAGCGTTTATCAGTTTTGCCAGCAAGAGCTAGCCCCCCGCGCCCAACAGATTGATGCCAGCAATGAGTTCCCCATGGATATGTGGAAAAAGTTTGGCGATCTGGGCTTATTGGGCATTACTGTTAGCGAAGACTATGGCGGTAGCGCCATGAGTTATTTGGCCCATGTGGTTGCCATGGAAGAGATTAGCCGCGCCTCGGCGTCTGTTGCGCTCTCTTATGGCGCGCACAGTAATTTATGCGTGAATCAAATTTTTAAAAACGGCAACGAGCAACAAAAAAAACACTATTTACCTAAGCTGTGCAGCGGTGAACACATAGGCGCGCTGGCTATGTCTGAGCCTAACTCCGGCTCTGATGTGGTGAGCATGCAATTAAAGGCGGTTAAAAAGGGCGAGCACTATATTTTAAACGGCAACAAAATGTGGATTACCAACGGCCCCGATGCCCACACCTATGTCATCTACGCCAAAACCGATAGCCAAGCCGGTGCCAAAGGCATTACCGCCTTTATCGTCGAGCGCGACAGCGCCGGTTTTAGCCGCCATCAAAAACTGGATAAGTTAGGCATGCGCGGCTCCAATACCTGTGAGTTGGTGTTTCAAGATTGCGCCGTACCCGCTGCCAATATTTTGGGTGGCCTAGGGCTGGGCGTAAACGTATTAATGAGCGGCTTAGATTATGAGCGCAGTGTATTAGCCGCCGGCCCGGTGGGAATTATGCAAGCCTGCCTAGATGTAGTGCTGCCCTATGTACACGACCGCAAACAATTTGGCCAAAGCATAGGCGAGTTTCAACTAATGCAAGGCAAACTAGCCGATATGTATACCGAATTATCTGCCTGCCGCGCGTATTTATATGCGGTGGCCAGCGCCTGCGATCGCGGCGAACAATCACGCAAAGATGCTGCCGGGGTTATTTTATACACCGCCGAAAAAGCCACTCAAATGGCCTTGCAAGCCATACAAGCGCTGGGCGGTAATGGCTACATCAACGACTTCGCCACCGGCCGCCTACTACGCGATGCCAAGCTGTATGAAATAGGCGCAGGCACTTCGGAAATACGTCGTATGTTAATAGGCCGGGAATTGTTTAACGAGAGTCGCTAGGCGACAGTCACTAGTTAATAGTCTCTAGTCGCTAGAAAAAACAAAGACTAAAGACTAGAAGCTAGCGACTATTTTCTAGAGACTCCTTGCTAGAGACTAGCGACTGCCAACTAGAGACTTCTTATATGAGCATTATAAAAAGTAACATAGACAAGCAAGGCCCTGCCTATGCAAAAAATGCTGCCCATATGCAAACCCAAGTAGATGATTTGCAGGCGGTGCTGGCAGCGATAAAACTAGGCGGTGGTGAAAAAAATCAACAGCGCCACCAAGACCGTGGCAAGTTGTTGGTGCGCGATAGAATTCAGTTATTAATCGATCAAGGTTCGCAGTTTTTTCAGCTCTCTCCGCTTGCGGCTTATAACGTTTACGAAGAGGTGGTAGCAGCCGCAGGTATTATCACCGGCATAGGTATAGTGCACGGCCAGCAGTGCATGATTATTGCCAATGATGCCACGGTTAAAGGCGGCACCTATTACCCGCTTACCGTTAAAAAACATTTACGGGCGCAAACTATTGCCGAGCAAAACCGACTGCCCTGTATTTACTTGGTAGATTCCGGTGGCGCTAACCTGCCCCATCAAGATGAGGTGTTCCCCGACCGCGAACACTTTGGTCGTATTTTTTTTAATCAGGCCACTATGTCCGCTAAAAGCATTGCCCAAATTGCCTGTGTGATGGGCTCTTGCACCGCCGGTGGTGCCTATGTGCCCGCCATGGCCGACGAATCTATTATTGTTAAAAATCAGGGCACTATTTTTTTAGCGGGGCCGCCGCTGGTTAAAGCCGCCACCGGCGAGAAAGTGAGCGCTGAAGATTTAGGCGGTGCCGAAGTACACTGCCGCAAGTCTGGTGTAGCCGACCACTATGCGGAGGACGATTTACATGCACTGCAATTAGTACGGCAGGCGGTTTTCCACCTCAATAGTCAAAAAATTTCACCCCCAGCGCAAGCAAGCGCTGAGCCTTTGTACTCTGCCGAGGAGCTCTACGGCATTATCCCCACCGACAGCAGGCAGGTGTATAGCATGCATGAGGTTATCGCCCGCTTGGTGGATGGCTCTGAATTTCACGAATTTAAAGCGCTGTATGGTAAAACCCTAGTATGCGGTTTTGCCCACCTCTACGGTAACCCGGTAGGCATAGTGGCCAGCAATGGTATTTTATTTAGCGAGTCGGCCTTAAAAGGCTGCCATTTTATAGAGCTATGCGCCCAGCGCAAAACACCGATTATTTTTTTGCAAAATATCGTCGGCTTTATGGTGGGGCAACAATACGAACAAGGCGGCATAGCTAAAAATGGTGCCAAAATGGTGACTGCGGTAGCCACCGCCCAAGTGCCCAAGCTTACCGTGTTAATAGGCGGTTCTTTTGGCGCAGGCAACTACGGCATGTGCGGCCGCGCCTACGACCCCCGATTTTTATTTATGTGGCCCAATGCCCGCATTAGTGTGATGGGTGGCGAACAAGCCGCCGGCGTATTGGCCCAAGTAAAACGCGATCAAAAAAACAAAAACGGCGAAGCCTGGAGCGAACAGGAAGAAAAAGACTTTAAACAACCCATTAAAGACACATACGAACAGCAAGGCCACCCTTACTACGCATCGGCCAGGTTATGGGACGATGGAGTGATAGATCCCAAAGATACTCGGGCGGTGCTGGGTAAAGCTTTAGCGGCGGCCTTGCATGCGCCTATAACAGAAACTAAATTTGGTTTGTTTAGGATGTGATGAACAGTTACTAGGGGAAGAGTTCCTAGTCTCTAGTTGCCAGTCTCTGGATAATAGTCACTAGTCGCTAGGGGTTTGTTTTGATGGTGTATAGAGTAATAGCTGTAACATTATTCCAGTGGGTATTAACTAGATGGATACCGGCTCAAGGTCGGTATGACGGGGTGTAGGTTTAACCGTGCAGTTACGACTAAAAGCGATAGGCTAAAACACCTAACACTATTTTTTTGTCATACCCATAGCATTCGCTACGCTTATGGGGCAGGCCCTACCGGCCTTGAGCCGGTACCCATACACTTTTCTAAACAGCTTTGTCCAAACACGTTTAGCCTCCACCTAGCCATGCTAAACTTCACGCCATTGATAGCGGCACTACCACCAACATAAAGGCCATAGTATGAGCGACACAGTAACTACCACTATTAACGCGCAGGGCATAGCCACGGTTACCCTTAACCGCCCCGAAAAAAATAATGCCTTTGATGACGAAATCATTGCGCAATTAACGGCGGCGTTTAAACAAGTCGATAGCGACCCGCAGGTGCGCGCTATGGTGCTGGCCTCTACCGGTAAAAACTTTTCTGCCGGTGGTGACCTAGCGTGGATGAAACGCATGGCCAGCTTTAGTTATGAGCAAAACCTACAAGATGCCCGCGGTTTAGCTGAGATGCTAAAAACCCTTAATTTTATGAGCAAACCCACCATCGCCCGCATACAGGGTGCCGCCTACGGTGGCGCCGTGGGTTTAGCCTGTTGCTGTGACATAGTGGTGGCCAGCAGCGATGCCCGCTTTTGTTTAAGCGAAGTAAAAATTGGTTTAATCCCCGCCACTATCGCCCCCTATGTGATCGCCGCCATAGGTGAACGCGCCTGCCGCCGCTATTGCATTAGCGCCGAAGTAATCAACGCCCAGCTTGCGCTGCAATTAGGCATAGCCTCAGAGATAGTCGCTGAGGCAGAGCTGGATAACTGCATAAAAAATATAAGCAACAACCTACTTAGCAACGGCCCCAGCGCCATGGCTGCCGCCAAGCAACTTATTTTTGCCCTAGGCCAGCAACCCATAGGTGATGGGGTGATAGAAAAAACCTGCGAGGTTATCGCCCAGCGCCGCGCCTGCCCAGAGGGCCAAGAAGGCCTGACTGCCTTTTTAGAAAAACGTAAAGCCGAGTGGAATCAATAATATTGCGCCTGTAGCCAGAGTTTTGCGATATGCGTTATTCTGCAACTGACAAACTGCGAATATAAATCGTATGGATACCGGCTCGTAGGCCGGTAAGACAGTACAGAGAATTCATCTTTATCTCGTCGTGCCGGCCTTGAGCCGGCACCCACTGTTTTACGATATACGTTGTTCTACAGACTATAAACTTCGCACATATATCGATTGGATACCGGCTCGGTGGCCGGTAGGGCCTGCCCCATGAGTGTAGCGAATGCTATGGGTATGACAGTCACAAAACTTATATGAATATTAACGGCTAACATCTCCCGTTAAAAAACAGAGACCCAGCATGAACCTAGCAGCACTACCCAAAAAAGTTAGAATCGTAGAAGTAGGCCCCCGCGATGGCCTGCAAAACGAGCAGCAAACCATACCCACCGCCGTTAAAATAAAACTGATAGAGCTACTCACCGACGCCGGCCTTAACAGCATAGAAGCCGGTAGTTTTGTAAACCCCAAGTGGGTGCCACAAATGGCCGATAGCGATGCAGTATTTCAAGGCATCTCACGCGCAGCCAATACCACTTACGCCGCACTCACCCCCAATATGCAAGGCTATGAGCGCGCCATAGCGGCCAGTGCAAATGAAGTGGCTATTTTTGCTGCAGCCTCGGAAGCCTTTAGCCAAAAAAATATTAACTGCTCTATAGCCGAAAGCCTACAGCGCTTCGCCCCTATTCTGGATGCCGCCCAACAAGCCAATATACCGGTGCGCGGTTATATTTCCTGCGTGCTGGGCTGCCCCTATGAAGGTGCCGTTAGCCCTATCGTAGTAGCCGACATCGCCGAGCAATTATTTAGCATGGGCTGTTATGAAATTTCATTAGGCGACACCATAGGCGTAGGCACACCCGGCCAGGTCAGTGAGATGTTGGCGCTATGCACACAGCGGCTGCCGGTAGAGAAATTGGCGGTGCATTTTCACGACACTTACGGCCAAGCACTGGCCAATATTTACGCCGCCTTATTGCATGGCGTGAGCGTGGTGGATAGCTCTATTGCAGGCTTAGGCGGCTGCCCATACGCCAAAGGGGCCAGCGGTAATGTCGCCACCGAAGATGTACTGTATATGCTAGATGGTTTACAGATACACAGCGGCGTGAACCTCGACAAATTACTGACTGCCGGCCGCTATATTAGTGATTTTTTACAACGCAGCAGCGGCTCAAAAGTGGCTAATGCCCGCAGCCAATAAAATCCTACAAGCTAAATGCCAGCAGCAAAAGAGAGTATATGTCATTCCGGCCTCCGATCCGGAATCTCGTAAATAACCTAGAGCCACCATGCATGTAAGCGTTGCTAGCCCAGAGAGGCTCAAAAGATTCGAACCACGAGTAAACGTCACCCCAACAGTGTTAATATTTGTTGCTAGCACTAATCCCAAAAAAATAATCTTTACTACAGGTATACACCATGTCCAATGCCCCCAGTTTAACCGACGCCACTTTAACCATCAGCAAGGGTGTCGCCACCTTAAGCTTTAATCGCGATGACGTACGCAACGCCCTAACCGGCACCACCTTAATAGATGATATTTGCAACACGGTAGAGTGGATCAACCGCGACAACACTGTGAGCTGCTTAATTATTACTGGCAACGGTAAGGCGTTTAGCTCTGGCGGCAACGTTAAAGAAATGCGCGACGGCAACGGTATCTTTGGCGGCAGCCCCGCCGAGATAGCCGAAAATTATAGACGCGGCATACAACGCATTAGCCTAGCCATGCACAGCATAGAAATACCCACCATCGCCGCCATTAACGGTGCAGCCATAGGCGCGGGTTTTGACCTCACCTGCATGTGCGATATACGCATAGGTTCTGAGCACACCTTGCTGGGCGAAACGTTTATTAATTTAGGTATTATTCCCGGTGATGGCGGCGCTTGGTTTTTGCAGCGTTTAATCGGCTACCAACGCGCAGCCGAGCTTACTTTTAGTGGCCGGCTAATTAAAGCGGACGAAGCCAAAGAGATGGGCATTTTATTAGAGCTGGTCAGCGCTGAGCAACTGCTGCCCCGCGCCCAAGAGCTAGCCGCCAACTTTGCCAGCAAGCCACCGCAGGCCCTGCGCATGACCAAGCGACTAATGAAAAGCGCACAGCGATTAGAACTGGCTGACTTTTTAGACCTATGCTCCAGCTACCAAGCTAGCTGCCACCATAGCCAAGATCACCAGCGCGCCATTAATGCCTTTTTAGATAAAACTGACCCAGAGTATCAAGGCAACTAAACCCAGTAGCTTGCTAAAATTAAAGCAGCTAACAGCCCTGCACCGCGCCGCCCGGTAATGAACCTAGCCGGGCTAGCGCTGTCCATGTACTATCTGTACCAGCCCCGCGTCTAACCATCAACAGGATACGACCATGAAAACCGCACTACTCTTTTTGATTACCGCTTTATTAATCACTGGCTGCATGAGCACCCCCCCTTCCCCGCAGCAATCTGACGATGGTTTACAACTGGTACAGCAATCTAGCTTTGATATCCTATACCTACGCCCCGGTGCCGACTTTAGCCAATACAGCAATATACAGTTTGAAACTATGCCGCTGGCTTACAGCGACGAGCGCCGCACCAATAGCCTACCCACCTTAAGCGATGAAGATTTTCAATTTAGCGAAAAGGAGATGGGCTATTTTCAAGCCCGCGCCAGCAAAGGTTTTGTTGAGGGTTTTGGCAAGAGTATTAACGCCCAAGGCAACTTAATCGTGCGCAGCCGCATTAGCGATTTTTACCTTACCGCACCCATTAAAAATTCTATTATTCAGCCCGACAAAAGCTTTGTACAAGAAAGCAGCCGCATGACCATAGTCACCGAGCTGGTAGACGCCAATAGCCAGCAAGTGTTGCTACGCGTCACCGACAAGCTTACAACCGGTGATATCGGCACCAATAGCAATCATTTAAACCGCATGACTAGCGTAAGCTACTGGCAGGATGTGTACCGCGAATTTAGACGCTGGGGCAGCCGCCTTAAAACCGCCAGCCAATAAACCTGGCTATTGATAGCCTAGTGACGCTCAGCTGCTAGGCTCTCTTATTACTTTCCTCCTTTTTTATTAGCTAACTTCTATTATTAGTTACCCCCCAGCCCAGTAAAACATGGCACTGCAGCCAAGCTTACTGTAAGCTGCACGCCCCCAGCATGGCGGTCTTGGCAAGGTACACCCAGCCATTAATCTCATGCGCCACACTATATGCGAGCGACTATCCAGCACTTTTTTTTGCTGCGCACGCCATCAGAGACACATCAATGAAATTTACCGATCTAGGCTTATCAGCCCCTATTCTTAAGGCTGTTGCCGAACAAGGCTATGACAGCCCTACCCCCATACAAGCGCAGGCCATACCCGCCGTACTTGAGGGCAAAGATATTATGGCCGCCGCCCAAACCGGCACCGGCAAAACCGCAGGTTTTACCCTGCCACTACTAGAACTACTATCCAAAGGCCCCAAAGCCCAAGTCAACCAAGTTCGCGCCTTAGTGCTTACCCCCACCCGCGAGCTAGCGGCACAGGTAGGCGAAAGCGTAGCGCTATACGGCAAAAACTTACCGCTTAAATCAGCTATCGTTTTTGGCGGCGTTAAAATTAACCCTCAAATGATGAAGCTGCGCAAAGGTGTGGACATACTAGTAGCCACCCCCGGCCGCCTGATGGATTTATACAACCAAAACGCCATTAACTTTAAACAGCTAGAAGTATTAGTACTGGACGAAGCTGACCGCATGTTGGATATGGGTTTTATACGCGACATTAAAAAAATTATTGCCGTGTTACCGCCGAAACGTCAAAACCTTTTATTCTCTGCTACGTTTTCTGATGACATACGCGCGCTGGCTAAAGGCCTGGTACACGACCCGGTAGAAATTTCAGTGACGCCACGTAATGCCGCCGCCAAAACCGTAACCCAGTCGGTATACCCGGTTGATAAAACCCGCAAAACTAGCTTGTTGATAAAACTGATTAAAGACAATAACTGGCGACAAGTGCTGGTATTCAGTAAAACCAAGCACGGCGCCAACCGCTTAACCAAGCAGCTAGAAGACGCAGGCATAGCAGCCGCAGCGATACACGGAAATAAAAGCCAGGGCGCACGCACCAAAGCCCTAGCTAACTTTAAAGACAGCACCGTACAGGTGTTAGTCGCCACCGACATCGCCGCCCGCGGCATAGACATAGACCAGCTGCCCCATGTAGTAAACTACGAGTTGCCCCATGTTTCGGAAGACTATGTGCACCGTATAGGTCGCACCGGCCGCGCGGGAGCCGAAGGCGAAGCGGTATCGTTGGTATGCGCCGACGAGTTTAAATTGCTAGCCGATATAGAGCGCCTAATACAAGCCTTAATCCCCCGCAAGAGTTTGGCTGGTTTTGAACCCACCCACCCGCTGCCAGAATCGCGTTTAAATACCCGACCCGTTAGCCCCAGAAAACCGAAAAAGCCTAGCCCCGGCCACCGCGACGGCCAGCGCTCGGGCGAAAACGCGCAGGGCCATAAACCGCCCGGCCGCTCTGGCGCTAGAAGATCGACAACGGGTGCAAACGATAGCAGCCCTAGCAGCAATCGCCGCAGCAAACCTAGCGGTGGCGGTCGCCCCTCCCGCACTAACAGTGGCGGTAATAATAGCGGTAACCGCTAAGCTATCTAGCCATGCCGGCCTTGCGCCGGCATCTGCTATACTCAAGCCCACCTTAAAGCACTGAATGCCGTGTCACGCACGTCCGATTAAAATCGTACGTGTCCGGCCCCCAAGCCGGCATCCATTTAATCAGTCCCTCCAATTGTTACCTAGACAGTTAGCAGCACGATAAAAGCTGCATTATGTCTGCCTTTCACTTTGCTAGTAACAACTGACCTCATAACTTTCTGAATGCCGGCTCAAGGCCAGCATGACTAGAGGGCTTAGCCAGTCTTTTTAACAGGCAATAAAAAAGGGTAAGACCGAAGTCTTACCCTT contains:
- a CDS encoding substrate-binding periplasmic protein, yielding MALKLLVSRVALSFIISTMAYAEEVRIAMGNFEPYYIESKNGGVFADIISAAFLHIPNYHPKYIYGHSNEDLWASFDSGHVDAASNFFGTVIKKGCLTNPVFRFSDMAVTKASSALAINHLDDLKAKSIVAYQGAKELLGDDFGLVVTAAYQEVAKPELQVRMLVAGRYQVSVGDKFIFLQAVKNLNTKEIQPQDFKLHDLFPPTYTRLAFHEKSLCEKFNLALERIKQSGQYEAIYQSYLSDLNYP
- a CDS encoding MerR family transcriptional regulator; the encoded protein is MRKVYSITELATAFDISTRSIRFYEEKGLLTPQRQGNNRIYSDADNVKLQLILRGKRLGFSLQESRGIIDLYNPQHGNQQQLERLIIKIREKRTRLKQQQQDIKTMLAELKKSEQQCLASLTHKENVA
- a CDS encoding isovaleryl-CoA dehydrogenase, with protein sequence MNSHYPSLNYHLGEEIDMLRNSVYQFCQQELAPRAQQIDASNEFPMDMWKKFGDLGLLGITVSEDYGGSAMSYLAHVVAMEEISRASASVALSYGAHSNLCVNQIFKNGNEQQKKHYLPKLCSGEHIGALAMSEPNSGSDVVSMQLKAVKKGEHYILNGNKMWITNGPDAHTYVIYAKTDSQAGAKGITAFIVERDSAGFSRHQKLDKLGMRGSNTCELVFQDCAVPAANILGGLGLGVNVLMSGLDYERSVLAAGPVGIMQACLDVVLPYVHDRKQFGQSIGEFQLMQGKLADMYTELSACRAYLYAVASACDRGEQSRKDAAGVILYTAEKATQMALQAIQALGGNGYINDFATGRLLRDAKLYEIGAGTSEIRRMLIGRELFNESR
- a CDS encoding carboxyl transferase domain-containing protein, with the translated sequence MSIIKSNIDKQGPAYAKNAAHMQTQVDDLQAVLAAIKLGGGEKNQQRHQDRGKLLVRDRIQLLIDQGSQFFQLSPLAAYNVYEEVVAAAGIITGIGIVHGQQCMIIANDATVKGGTYYPLTVKKHLRAQTIAEQNRLPCIYLVDSGGANLPHQDEVFPDREHFGRIFFNQATMSAKSIAQIACVMGSCTAGGAYVPAMADESIIVKNQGTIFLAGPPLVKAATGEKVSAEDLGGAEVHCRKSGVADHYAEDDLHALQLVRQAVFHLNSQKISPPAQASAEPLYSAEELYGIIPTDSRQVYSMHEVIARLVDGSEFHEFKALYGKTLVCGFAHLYGNPVGIVASNGILFSESALKGCHFIELCAQRKTPIIFLQNIVGFMVGQQYEQGGIAKNGAKMVTAVATAQVPKLTVLIGGSFGAGNYGMCGRAYDPRFLFMWPNARISVMGGEQAAGVLAQVKRDQKNKNGEAWSEQEEKDFKQPIKDTYEQQGHPYYASARLWDDGVIDPKDTRAVLGKALAAALHAPITETKFGLFRM
- a CDS encoding enoyl-CoA hydratase/isomerase family protein is translated as MSDTVTTTINAQGIATVTLNRPEKNNAFDDEIIAQLTAAFKQVDSDPQVRAMVLASTGKNFSAGGDLAWMKRMASFSYEQNLQDARGLAEMLKTLNFMSKPTIARIQGAAYGGAVGLACCCDIVVASSDARFCLSEVKIGLIPATIAPYVIAAIGERACRRYCISAEVINAQLALQLGIASEIVAEAELDNCIKNISNNLLSNGPSAMAAAKQLIFALGQQPIGDGVIEKTCEVIAQRRACPEGQEGLTAFLEKRKAEWNQ
- a CDS encoding hydroxymethylglutaryl-CoA lyase, yielding MNLAALPKKVRIVEVGPRDGLQNEQQTIPTAVKIKLIELLTDAGLNSIEAGSFVNPKWVPQMADSDAVFQGISRAANTTYAALTPNMQGYERAIAASANEVAIFAAASEAFSQKNINCSIAESLQRFAPILDAAQQANIPVRGYISCVLGCPYEGAVSPIVVADIAEQLFSMGCYEISLGDTIGVGTPGQVSEMLALCTQRLPVEKLAVHFHDTYGQALANIYAALLHGVSVVDSSIAGLGGCPYAKGASGNVATEDVLYMLDGLQIHSGVNLDKLLTAGRYISDFLQRSSGSKVANARSQ
- a CDS encoding enoyl-CoA hydratase-related protein codes for the protein MSNAPSLTDATLTISKGVATLSFNRDDVRNALTGTTLIDDICNTVEWINRDNTVSCLIITGNGKAFSSGGNVKEMRDGNGIFGGSPAEIAENYRRGIQRISLAMHSIEIPTIAAINGAAIGAGFDLTCMCDIRIGSEHTLLGETFINLGIIPGDGGAWFLQRLIGYQRAAELTFSGRLIKADEAKEMGILLELVSAEQLLPRAQELAANFASKPPQALRMTKRLMKSAQRLELADFLDLCSSYQASCHHSQDHQRAINAFLDKTDPEYQGN
- a CDS encoding DUF3313 family protein — encoded protein: MKTALLFLITALLITGCMSTPPSPQQSDDGLQLVQQSSFDILYLRPGADFSQYSNIQFETMPLAYSDERRTNSLPTLSDEDFQFSEKEMGYFQARASKGFVEGFGKSINAQGNLIVRSRISDFYLTAPIKNSIIQPDKSFVQESSRMTIVTELVDANSQQVLLRVTDKLTTGDIGTNSNHLNRMTSVSYWQDVYREFRRWGSRLKTASQ
- a CDS encoding DEAD/DEAH box helicase encodes the protein MKFTDLGLSAPILKAVAEQGYDSPTPIQAQAIPAVLEGKDIMAAAQTGTGKTAGFTLPLLELLSKGPKAQVNQVRALVLTPTRELAAQVGESVALYGKNLPLKSAIVFGGVKINPQMMKLRKGVDILVATPGRLMDLYNQNAINFKQLEVLVLDEADRMLDMGFIRDIKKIIAVLPPKRQNLLFSATFSDDIRALAKGLVHDPVEISVTPRNAAAKTVTQSVYPVDKTRKTSLLIKLIKDNNWRQVLVFSKTKHGANRLTKQLEDAGIAAAAIHGNKSQGARTKALANFKDSTVQVLVATDIAARGIDIDQLPHVVNYELPHVSEDYVHRIGRTGRAGAEGEAVSLVCADEFKLLADIERLIQALIPRKSLAGFEPTHPLPESRLNTRPVSPRKPKKPSPGHRDGQRSGENAQGHKPPGRSGARRSTTGANDSSPSSNRRSKPSGGGRPSRTNSGGNNSGNR